A stretch of the Streptomyces ortus genome encodes the following:
- a CDS encoding DMT family transporter has translation MSAPTEPRTPPHTSPTTSPAPLRPALGWRLRFGALSLVWGFSFLLIKVGTDGYAPLQVTFGRLLFGALVLAAAMAWKRERLPRGVRTWGHLAVAALLLNALPFSLFAYSELTIPSTLAGICNATSPLWGMALSMVALSEDRPTRRRVAGLGIGFLGVLTVLGAWQGFHGLDAAGTTMALLASLSYPIGWIYVRRTLAGSSHSNLSLTGTQLFLATAQLAVVTALFTSSPTRFAPVPLLAVIALGTLGTGFAFLIQYGLVSEVGPTTAQTVTYFIPIIATTAGVTILGESLTWSTPAGAAIVLAGAALSQSRKSQPVQNTSACP, from the coding sequence ATGAGCGCCCCCACCGAACCCCGCACGCCTCCCCACACCTCACCGACCACCTCGCCGGCCCCGCTCCGCCCGGCTCTCGGCTGGCGTCTGCGCTTCGGCGCTCTCTCCCTCGTCTGGGGTTTCAGCTTCCTTCTGATCAAGGTGGGCACCGACGGCTACGCCCCGCTCCAGGTGACGTTCGGCCGACTGCTCTTCGGCGCGCTGGTGCTCGCCGCGGCGATGGCCTGGAAGCGCGAGCGTCTGCCGCGCGGGGTGCGTACCTGGGGACATCTGGCGGTGGCGGCCCTGCTCCTCAACGCCCTGCCGTTCTCGTTGTTCGCGTACTCCGAACTGACGATCCCGTCGACCCTGGCGGGCATCTGCAACGCGACCTCGCCCCTGTGGGGCATGGCGCTGTCGATGGTGGCCCTCTCCGAGGACCGGCCGACCCGCCGCCGGGTGGCCGGCCTCGGTATCGGATTCCTCGGCGTCCTGACGGTGCTCGGCGCCTGGCAGGGCTTCCACGGCCTGGACGCCGCGGGCACCACGATGGCGCTGCTGGCCTCGCTCAGCTACCCGATCGGCTGGATCTACGTCCGTCGCACACTGGCCGGCTCCAGCCACTCCAACTTGTCGCTGACCGGCACGCAGTTGTTCCTCGCCACGGCGCAACTGGCCGTGGTCACCGCACTGTTCACGTCATCCCCGACCCGCTTCGCACCCGTACCACTTCTCGCGGTGATCGCCCTGGGCACGCTAGGCACGGGCTTCGCCTTCCTCATCCAGTACGGCCTGGTCTCCGAGGTGGGCCCGACCACGGCCCAGACGGTCACCTACTTCATCCCGATCATCGCCACCACAGCGGGCGTAACAATCCTGGGCGAATCCCTGACGTGGTCCACACCGGCGGGCGCGGCGATAGTGCTGGCGGGCGCCGCACTGTCGCAGTCCAGAAAGTCTCAGCCTGTCCAGAACACCTCAGCCTGTCCGTAA
- a CDS encoding pyridoxamine 5'-phosphate oxidase family protein — protein MAATQRRGRKIMMTPEELDEFLTTQRTCRVATVSADGAPHVSTLWFVWDGKSLWLYSITRSKRWADLRRDPRVAVVIDAGEEYDQLRGVEVSGSVEFVGEVPRTGDPCPELDSVERLFARKNFGIDELPHDGRHAWMRLTPEATASWDFRKLADL, from the coding sequence ATGGCCGCCACTCAGCGTCGGGGACGAAAGATCATGATGACGCCCGAGGAGCTGGACGAGTTCCTGACCACCCAGCGCACCTGCCGCGTCGCGACCGTCTCCGCCGACGGCGCCCCGCACGTCAGCACACTCTGGTTCGTCTGGGACGGCAAGTCGCTCTGGCTGTACTCGATCACCCGCAGCAAGCGCTGGGCGGACCTGCGCCGCGATCCACGGGTGGCCGTGGTCATCGACGCCGGGGAGGAGTACGACCAGTTGCGGGGCGTCGAGGTGTCGGGCTCGGTCGAGTTCGTCGGTGAGGTGCCGCGCACCGGCGATCCCTGCCCCGAACTCGACTCCGTGGAGCGGCTGTTCGCCCGCAAGAACTTCGGCATCGACGAGCTGCCGCACGACGGCAGACACGCCTGGATGCGCCTGACGCCCGAGGCGACGGCTTCCTGGGACTTCCGCAAACTCGCCGATCTGTGA
- a CDS encoding pyridoxamine 5'-phosphate oxidase family protein: MTETAAPRPAAYTPTDRTVPTRSRDRAAYDHEMVHSILDEGYVCHLGFIRDGAPVVLPTLYGRVGERLYVHGSTGSRPLRMAGQTDPGLPVCLTVTHVDGLVLARSAFHHSINYRSVVVHGVARQVTDPEEKRRALDALVDHVVPGRSHDSRAANAKELAATSVLRLDLDEVSAKLRTGGPNDEPEDLGLPHWTGVLPVRTSHGTPVPADDLAPGIAVPAYLTSL; the protein is encoded by the coding sequence ATGACGGAGACGGCCGCCCCGCGCCCCGCCGCCTACACCCCGACCGACCGCACGGTCCCCACCCGCTCCCGGGACCGCGCCGCGTACGACCACGAGATGGTCCACTCGATCCTCGACGAGGGGTACGTCTGCCACCTCGGATTCATCCGCGACGGGGCACCCGTAGTGCTGCCCACGCTGTACGGACGGGTCGGTGAGCGGCTCTACGTGCACGGTTCGACGGGGTCGCGCCCGCTGCGCATGGCGGGGCAGACCGATCCGGGCCTGCCGGTCTGCCTCACGGTCACCCACGTGGACGGTCTGGTGCTGGCCCGCTCGGCCTTCCACCACTCGATCAACTACCGGTCGGTGGTGGTGCACGGCGTGGCCCGGCAGGTGACGGACCCCGAGGAGAAGCGGCGGGCCCTGGACGCGCTGGTCGACCACGTGGTGCCCGGCCGCTCGCACGACTCCCGGGCCGCCAACGCCAAGGAGCTGGCCGCGACCTCCGTACTGCGGCTCGACCTGGACGAGGTCTCGGCCAAGCTGCGCACCGGCGGCCCGAACGACGAGCCCGAGGACCTCGGCCTGCCCCACTGGACCGGAGTGCTCCCCGTCCGCACGAGCCACGGAACCCCCGTCCCCGCCGACGACCTGGCTCCGGGCATAGCGGTACCGGCCTACCTGACGTCCCTCTGA
- a CDS encoding CPBP family intramembrane glutamic endopeptidase: MQVGQGPVADSFPGGQPEGQPDGQPGRRILRDETLLVLGVSLGASGVSALISFVGSVTRPGGLKDQAATLNASAAPGRPWLDLAWQLFGIASALVPVALVAHFLIREGKGLRTLGFDRMRPWFDLARGAGVAAVIGSTGIAFYLAARGLGFNLTVVPEALPEVWWKYPVLILSALQNSILEEVIVVGYLLRRLGQLGWTPLTALVASSVLRGSYHLYQGIGGFIGNMVMGVVFVYLYRRWGRIGPLVVAHSLLDIGAFVGYALLAGKVGWLPTA, encoded by the coding sequence GTGCAGGTGGGGCAGGGACCGGTGGCCGATTCATTTCCCGGGGGACAACCCGAGGGACAGCCCGACGGACAACCCGGGCGGCGTATCCTCCGCGACGAGACGCTGCTCGTCCTGGGAGTCTCGCTCGGAGCCAGCGGGGTCTCGGCGCTGATCAGCTTCGTCGGCTCGGTCACCAGACCGGGAGGCCTGAAGGACCAGGCGGCCACGCTCAACGCCTCGGCCGCCCCGGGCCGTCCCTGGCTCGATCTGGCGTGGCAGCTCTTCGGGATCGCGTCCGCGCTGGTGCCGGTCGCCCTCGTCGCGCACTTCTTGATCCGTGAGGGCAAGGGGCTGCGCACACTCGGCTTCGACCGTATGCGCCCGTGGTTCGACCTCGCCCGCGGAGCGGGGGTCGCCGCCGTCATCGGCAGCACGGGCATCGCCTTCTATCTGGCGGCGCGCGGCCTCGGGTTCAACCTCACCGTGGTGCCCGAGGCGCTGCCCGAGGTGTGGTGGAAGTACCCGGTACTGATCCTCTCCGCGCTCCAGAACTCGATCCTGGAGGAAGTCATCGTCGTCGGGTACCTGCTGCGCCGCCTCGGCCAGCTGGGCTGGACTCCGCTCACCGCCCTGGTGGCCAGCTCGGTGCTGCGCGGCTCGTACCACCTCTACCAGGGCATCGGCGGCTTCATCGGCAACATGGTGATGGGCGTGGTCTTCGTCTACCTCTACCGCCGGTGGGGGCGGATCGGGCCGCTGGTGGTCGCCCACTCGCTCCTCGACATCGGGGCTTTCGTGGGCTACGCGCTCCTGGCGGGCAAGGTGGGGTGGCTGCCGACGGCTTGA
- a CDS encoding Rieske (2Fe-2S) protein: protein MSSESLQPAPALCRRTLLAALGGAGLAATLTACGGSDDKSSDSSSNSSSDASTGSAGGAALAKTTDIPEGGGKIFADQSVVVTQPTAGEFKAFSTVCPHQQQRVNSVDNGVITCPAHGSQFSVTDGAVKKGPATSGLTAANIKVSGDSITLA from the coding sequence ATGTCCAGCGAATCGCTTCAGCCCGCTCCGGCGCTCTGCCGCCGCACCCTCCTTGCGGCATTGGGCGGGGCCGGGCTCGCGGCCACGCTGACCGCCTGCGGGGGATCCGACGACAAGTCGTCCGACTCCTCCTCGAACTCCTCCTCAGATGCCTCGACCGGATCCGCCGGCGGCGCGGCACTCGCCAAGACCACCGACATCCCGGAGGGCGGCGGCAAGATCTTCGCCGACCAGTCCGTGGTCGTCACCCAGCCGACGGCCGGCGAGTTCAAGGCCTTCTCCACGGTGTGCCCGCACCAGCAGCAGCGCGTGAACAGCGTCGACAACGGCGTCATCACCTGCCCCGCCCACGGCAGCCAGTTCAGCGTCACGGACGGCGCCGTCAAGAAGGGTCCCGCGACCAGCGGACTCACGGCCGCCAACATCAAGGTGAGCGGGGACTCGATCACCCTCGCCTGA
- a CDS encoding LysR family transcriptional regulator, with amino-acid sequence MLNLERLRTLDALARHGSVGGAADGLHVTTSAVSQQMSKLEREVGQQLLAKNGRGVRLTDAGRLLADHAARILSQVELAQSDLEAQRGQVVGELRLAAFPTAARGLFPVALAALRTGHPGLRVRSRELEPEDGVAGVQRGDIDLAVVLDWYNRPLPLTEGLVKASLLDDPADVAMPEDHRLADRTEVDLEDFADDEWIAWEEGEFCHEWLLFTLRGKGIEPVIAHRAEEHHTQLALVAAGLGVCVAPRLGRGPVPAGVRTVPMRHRVTRHVYAVWRADADRRPSIRAVADALRTAGAAYG; translated from the coding sequence ATGTTGAATCTGGAGCGGCTGCGTACTCTCGACGCCCTCGCCCGCCACGGCTCGGTCGGTGGCGCGGCCGACGGGCTGCATGTGACGACCTCGGCGGTCTCCCAGCAGATGTCCAAGCTGGAGCGCGAAGTGGGACAGCAGCTGCTCGCCAAGAACGGGCGGGGGGTGCGGCTCACCGACGCCGGGCGGCTCCTCGCCGACCACGCCGCCCGGATCCTGTCCCAGGTCGAGCTCGCCCAGTCCGATCTGGAGGCACAGCGCGGGCAGGTGGTGGGGGAGTTGCGGCTGGCCGCGTTCCCGACGGCCGCGCGCGGGCTGTTCCCGGTGGCCCTGGCCGCGCTGCGCACCGGGCATCCCGGACTGCGCGTCCGCTCACGCGAGCTGGAGCCGGAGGACGGAGTGGCCGGGGTGCAGCGCGGCGACATCGATCTGGCGGTGGTGCTCGACTGGTACAACAGACCGCTGCCCCTGACGGAGGGACTGGTCAAGGCCTCGCTCCTCGACGACCCCGCCGATGTGGCGATGCCCGAGGATCACCGCCTCGCCGACCGCACGGAGGTGGATCTGGAGGACTTCGCCGACGACGAGTGGATCGCCTGGGAGGAGGGCGAGTTCTGTCATGAGTGGCTGCTCTTCACCTTGCGGGGCAAGGGGATCGAGCCGGTGATCGCCCACCGCGCGGAGGAGCACCACACGCAGCTCGCCCTGGTCGCTGCGGGGCTCGGCGTGTGTGTCGCGCCCAGACTCGGGCGCGGACCGGTGCCGGCGGGTGTGCGGACGGTCCCGATGCGGCACCGGGTCACCAGACATGTGTACGCCGTGTGGCGGGCGGACGCCGACCGCCGACCGTCGATCAGGGCGGTGGCGGACGCGTTGCGGACGGCGGGAGCGGCGTACGGGTGA
- a CDS encoding EamA family transporter has protein sequence MPVHTSEISRGNRGRGVGLGLALGSAVAFGGSGVAAKPLIEAGLDPLHVVWLRVAGAALVMLPLAVRHRRLVRERPALLAGFGLLAVAGVQACYFASISRIPVGVALLVEYLAPALVLGWVRFVQRRPVTRAAALGVVLAVGGLACVVEVWAGLSFDVLGLLLALGAACCQVGYFVLSDQGGDAGEAAPAPLGVIAYGLLVGAFVLTLVARPWGMDWSVLGGGADLDGTTVAASLLLGWIVLIATVVAYVTGVLSVRRLSPQVAGVVACLEAVIATVLAWVLLGEHLSAPQIIGGAVVLCGAFIAQTSAPAKGSQTPVAHGVGGVDGRDGRGGADRAGGSGGSGDSHGVEGERLSGRGTAG, from the coding sequence GTGCCGGTGCATACGTCAGAGATCAGCAGGGGCAACCGTGGCAGAGGCGTCGGGCTGGGGCTCGCGCTCGGGTCGGCGGTCGCCTTCGGGGGTTCGGGCGTCGCCGCCAAACCGCTGATCGAGGCAGGCCTCGATCCCCTGCACGTAGTCTGGCTGCGTGTCGCGGGCGCCGCACTGGTCATGCTGCCGCTGGCCGTACGCCACCGGCGTCTCGTGCGTGAGCGCCCCGCGCTGCTCGCCGGGTTCGGACTGCTGGCCGTCGCCGGCGTCCAGGCCTGCTACTTCGCCTCCATCTCCCGCATACCCGTCGGCGTCGCACTGCTCGTCGAGTACCTCGCGCCCGCGCTGGTCCTCGGCTGGGTGCGGTTCGTGCAGCGCCGGCCCGTCACCCGTGCCGCGGCCCTCGGAGTCGTCCTCGCCGTCGGCGGTCTCGCCTGCGTCGTCGAAGTGTGGGCGGGGCTGAGCTTCGACGTCCTCGGACTGCTGCTGGCGCTCGGCGCCGCGTGCTGCCAGGTGGGTTACTTCGTCCTGTCCGACCAGGGCGGCGACGCGGGGGAGGCGGCGCCGGCGCCGCTCGGCGTCATCGCGTACGGGTTGCTCGTCGGCGCGTTCGTCCTGACGCTCGTGGCGCGGCCCTGGGGCATGGACTGGTCGGTCCTCGGAGGCGGTGCGGACCTGGATGGGACGACCGTGGCCGCCTCGCTGCTCCTGGGGTGGATCGTGTTGATCGCGACGGTCGTCGCCTACGTGACCGGCGTCCTCTCGGTGCGCAGGCTCTCGCCCCAGGTGGCCGGGGTCGTGGCATGCCTGGAGGCGGTCATCGCGACCGTGCTCGCCTGGGTGCTGCTCGGGGAGCATCTCTCGGCGCCCCAGATCATCGGCGGGGCGGTGGTGCTGTGCGGCGCCTTCATCGCGCAGACGTCCGCGCCCGCCAAGGGGTCACAGACTCCGGTGGCGCACGGAGTGGGCGGAGTGGACGGAAGGGATGGCAGGGGCGGAGCCGATCGAGCGGGTGGCTCGGGCGGCTCGGGTGACTCGCACGGTGTCGAGGGGGAGCGGCTGTCCGGGCGGGGTACCGCCGGTTAG
- a CDS encoding cysteine hydrolase — MPSYEALSELLDPATTVLLTVECQQGVVGPDSALPELAREARSSGVLDRVARLVAAAHESGVQVMHAIAERRPDGRGANHNARLFRAAERLPVQQLAGSTAVRVAPPVEVAAEDLVVRRLHGLSPLAGTDVDALLRNLGCRTLIVTGVSANVAVPNTVFDAVNRGYTAVVPGDAIAGVPSEYTPAMIRNTLALVATITTTDDVLTCFKRPRGVRRG, encoded by the coding sequence ATGCCGTCGTACGAAGCGCTCAGCGAACTGCTCGATCCCGCGACCACGGTGCTGCTGACCGTCGAATGCCAGCAGGGTGTCGTCGGTCCGGACAGCGCACTGCCGGAACTCGCCCGCGAGGCCCGTTCGTCGGGCGTGCTCGACCGGGTCGCACGTCTGGTGGCAGCGGCCCATGAGAGCGGTGTACAGGTGATGCACGCGATCGCCGAGCGCCGCCCGGACGGCCGCGGCGCGAATCACAACGCCCGGCTGTTCCGCGCGGCCGAACGGCTGCCGGTGCAGCAACTGGCCGGCAGCACGGCGGTCCGTGTCGCCCCGCCCGTGGAGGTCGCCGCCGAGGATCTCGTCGTACGCCGTCTGCACGGCCTGTCGCCCCTCGCGGGCACCGACGTCGACGCGCTGCTGCGCAATCTGGGATGCCGCACGCTGATCGTGACGGGGGTCTCCGCCAACGTGGCCGTACCCAACACGGTGTTCGACGCCGTGAACCGCGGCTACACCGCCGTGGTCCCGGGGGACGCCATCGCGGGTGTGCCCTCGGAGTACACCCCCGCGATGATCCGCAACACGCTCGCCCTGGTGGCCACCATCACCACCACGGACGACGTGCTGACCTGCTTCAAACGACCCCGCGGGGTCAGGCGAGGGTGA
- a CDS encoding Clp protease N-terminal domain-containing protein — MQHRIPHSPHQQAAERGPVGPDAEAHLSAELAAMVASARRRAVRDGDRQIDTAHLLHTLLESDPEVREAFGSGPQVARLLGYLVQRSIGYGLRWQSSVEDSGALPTVTGEGWSPVAAGVMETAYERAVRRGDAFADGVDLLAALASEPGSRAVEVLGRAGVEVRELLESLERLERPRGLAERGRGLEA; from the coding sequence GTGCAACACCGTATTCCCCACAGTCCCCACCAGCAGGCCGCCGAGCGCGGTCCGGTGGGCCCCGATGCCGAGGCCCACCTCAGTGCCGAGCTGGCGGCGATGGTCGCGAGCGCGCGCAGAAGGGCGGTGCGGGACGGTGACCGGCAGATCGACACGGCGCACCTGCTGCATACGCTCCTGGAGTCGGACCCCGAGGTGCGTGAGGCCTTCGGGAGCGGTCCCCAGGTCGCCCGGCTGCTCGGCTACCTCGTCCAGCGCAGCATCGGCTACGGGCTCCGGTGGCAGAGTTCCGTCGAGGACTCCGGTGCCCTGCCGACGGTGACCGGAGAGGGGTGGTCGCCGGTGGCGGCCGGCGTCATGGAGACCGCGTACGAACGTGCCGTGCGGCGGGGTGACGCGTTCGCGGACGGCGTCGACCTGCTCGCCGCACTCGCCTCCGAACCCGGGTCACGGGCCGTGGAAGTGCTGGGGCGCGCTGGGGTCGAGGTGCGGGAGCTGCTGGAGAGCCTGGAACGCCTGGAGCGCCCGAGGGGTTTGGCGGAGCGGGGCCGGGGGCTCGAAGCCTGA
- a CDS encoding PadR family transcriptional regulator, translated as MRSHGEEYGPGFGPGHGYGRGRGRGGPGGPGGPGEGGFEGRRGAFGPFGPGFGGPGFGPGPWGGRGGRGGPRGRARRGDVRASILALLKDRPMHGYEMIQEIAERSGGAWKPSPGSVYPTLQLLEDEGLISSATEGGKKLFSLTEEGRVAADEGADAPWEDAGRGVDWEALSDIRQAGFGLMEAFGQVWKTGSKEQREKALAVINESRKKLYLILADED; from the coding sequence ATGCGTTCCCATGGAGAGGAATACGGACCGGGGTTCGGCCCCGGTCATGGATACGGCCGTGGACGCGGCAGGGGTGGCCCCGGCGGCCCCGGCGGTCCCGGTGAAGGCGGCTTCGAAGGCCGCCGTGGGGCTTTCGGTCCCTTCGGCCCCGGCTTCGGTGGTCCCGGCTTCGGTCCCGGCCCCTGGGGCGGGCGCGGAGGCCGGGGCGGACCGCGCGGCAGGGCGCGCCGCGGCGATGTGCGCGCCTCGATCCTCGCTCTGCTCAAGGACCGTCCCATGCACGGCTACGAGATGATCCAGGAGATCGCCGAGCGCAGCGGCGGGGCGTGGAAGCCCAGTCCCGGCTCGGTCTACCCCACCCTCCAGCTACTGGAGGACGAGGGCCTGATCAGCAGTGCGACCGAGGGCGGCAAGAAGCTGTTCTCGCTGACCGAGGAAGGCCGCGTCGCCGCCGACGAGGGCGCGGACGCGCCCTGGGAGGACGCGGGGCGCGGGGTCGACTGGGAGGCGCTGAGCGACATCCGGCAGGCCGGCTTCGGTCTGATGGAGGCGTTCGGGCAGGTCTGGAAGACCGGCAGCAAGGAGCAGCGCGAGAAGGCGCTGGCCGTCATCAACGAATCGCGCAAGAAGCTGTATCTGATCCTCGCCGACGAGGACTGA
- a CDS encoding PhzF family phenazine biosynthesis protein, with amino-acid sequence MRIRIVDAFTDRPFAGNPAGVLLLDASSSFPDDAWLQNVALEVNHAETAFAHPLPEGGEADWALRWFTPAAEVALCGHATLATAHVLVSTGAVQGPVRFATKSGVLIATPEDDGSLTLDFPTARLTAVEAPAGVAEALGAEPLSVHDTGPDLGDLLVELADEKTVLGLDPDTVSLGRYSERGIIATARAEDASRGYDFVSRCFFPNIGIDEDPVTGSAHTALAPFWSERLGRTELTGRQASARSGHVRTQLRGTRTLLSGHAVTVIEGNLLA; translated from the coding sequence ATGCGGATTCGTATCGTCGACGCCTTCACCGACCGCCCCTTCGCCGGCAATCCGGCCGGGGTCCTCCTCCTCGACGCCTCGTCGTCCTTCCCGGACGACGCCTGGCTGCAGAACGTGGCCCTGGAGGTCAACCACGCCGAGACGGCCTTCGCCCACCCACTTCCCGAGGGAGGTGAGGCCGACTGGGCGCTGCGCTGGTTCACCCCCGCCGCCGAGGTCGCGCTGTGCGGCCACGCCACGCTGGCCACCGCCCATGTGCTGGTCTCCACAGGGGCCGTGCAGGGGCCCGTACGGTTCGCGACGAAGAGCGGTGTGCTCATCGCGACCCCGGAGGACGACGGCTCCCTCACGCTGGACTTCCCGACCGCCCGGCTCACCGCGGTCGAGGCCCCGGCGGGTGTGGCCGAGGCCCTGGGCGCCGAGCCCCTCTCCGTCCATGACACCGGCCCGGACCTCGGTGACCTGCTCGTCGAACTCGCCGACGAGAAGACGGTCCTGGGCCTGGACCCGGACACCGTGTCCCTGGGCCGCTACTCCGAGCGCGGCATCATCGCCACGGCCCGCGCCGAGGACGCCTCCCGCGGCTACGACTTCGTGTCCCGCTGCTTCTTCCCGAACATCGGCATCGACGAGGACCCGGTCACCGGCAGCGCCCACACGGCCCTCGCCCCGTTCTGGTCCGAGCGCCTGGGCCGGACCGAACTCACCGGCCGCCAGGCCTCGGCCCGCTCCGGACACGTCCGTACGCAGCTCCGGGGCACCCGCACCCTGCTCTCGGGCCACGCGGTCACAGTGATCGAGGGCAACCTGCTCGCGTGA
- a CDS encoding type II toxin-antitoxin system Rv0910 family toxin: MAEVSAEARIEAPAEKVWAQLTDFSSYGEWNSTHTSFPKGGPETLEVGGTFEENMRLMGFPAEVNWTIEELETARTFAIRGKGPMSVTVATRYTLRPEGEATTVRIDGEFTGAAVSLMAGKLKDSATAALNESLRKLSGLVS, from the coding sequence ATGGCCGAAGTCAGCGCGGAAGCACGGATCGAGGCGCCCGCCGAGAAGGTCTGGGCGCAGCTCACGGACTTCTCCTCGTACGGCGAGTGGAACTCCACCCACACCAGCTTCCCCAAGGGCGGCCCCGAGACCCTCGAAGTAGGCGGCACCTTCGAGGAGAACATGAGGCTCATGGGTTTCCCGGCCGAGGTCAACTGGACCATCGAGGAGCTGGAGACGGCCCGTACGTTCGCGATCCGCGGCAAGGGGCCCATGTCCGTGACGGTCGCCACGCGCTACACCCTGCGCCCGGAAGGGGAGGCCACCACGGTCCGTATCGACGGCGAGTTCACGGGCGCCGCCGTCTCACTGATGGCGGGCAAGCTCAAGGACTCGGCGACCGCGGCCCTCAACGAGTCCCTGCGCAAACTCAGCGGGCTCGTCTCCTGA
- a CDS encoding aminotransferase class I/II-fold pyridoxal phosphate-dependent enzyme encodes MLGEYRIEGRRAAEIAASVERAVGSGELEPGQLLPPMRELASRLEVNPNTVAAAYRTLRERGVIETAGRRGSRVRSKPVTTARELSRPDVPPGVRNLSDGNPDPALLPSLRAAFAAAAELSDRVPTLYGEASVDPELARLARADLAADGVPDGPVVVTSGSLDGIERVLAAHLRPGDAVAVEDPGWHSVLDLVPALGLRAVPVGVDADGPLPDAVRAALAGGARALIVTDRAQNPTGAAVSATRARALRAVLEQYPETLLVEDDHGHRIVDLPLHPLAGVTRHWAFTRSVAKAYGPDLRLAVLTGDPVTMDRVQGRQRLGPGWVSRLLQGAVVRLWSSGAVDAAAVASAYGLRRDALIGALAARGLQAQGRSGMNVWVPVPDETGAVARLLHSGWAVAAGARFRVDAPPGVRITVSTLALGEVGVVADAVAGAVGVGPARRYV; translated from the coding sequence GTGCTAGGAGAGTATCGGATCGAAGGCAGGCGTGCAGCCGAGATCGCTGCCAGCGTCGAACGCGCGGTGGGTTCGGGGGAGCTGGAGCCCGGCCAACTGCTGCCCCCTATGAGGGAGTTGGCGTCCCGGCTTGAGGTGAATCCCAATACCGTCGCAGCCGCCTACCGCACCCTGCGCGAACGCGGAGTCATCGAGACCGCGGGCCGGCGCGGCAGCCGGGTGCGTTCCAAGCCTGTGACGACCGCGCGCGAGCTGTCCCGGCCGGACGTCCCGCCCGGCGTACGGAACCTGTCGGACGGCAATCCGGATCCGGCTCTGCTGCCCTCTCTGCGTGCGGCGTTCGCTGCCGCCGCCGAGCTCTCGGACCGCGTACCGACGCTCTACGGAGAGGCCTCCGTGGACCCGGAACTGGCCCGGCTCGCCCGCGCCGACCTGGCCGCGGACGGGGTGCCGGACGGGCCGGTCGTGGTCACCTCGGGCTCACTCGACGGCATCGAGCGGGTACTGGCCGCGCACCTCAGGCCGGGGGACGCGGTCGCGGTGGAGGACCCCGGCTGGCACAGCGTGCTCGACCTCGTCCCGGCGCTGGGGCTGCGGGCCGTGCCCGTGGGGGTCGACGCCGACGGCCCGCTCCCCGACGCCGTACGGGCCGCCCTGGCGGGTGGGGCGCGGGCGCTGATCGTCACCGACCGCGCGCAGAACCCCACCGGCGCCGCGGTGAGTGCCACGCGCGCGCGTGCCCTGCGGGCCGTGCTGGAGCAGTACCCGGAGACCCTGCTCGTCGAGGACGACCACGGGCACCGGATCGTCGACCTGCCCCTGCATCCGCTGGCCGGAGTGACCCGGCACTGGGCCTTCACCCGCTCGGTCGCCAAGGCCTACGGGCCCGATCTGCGGCTGGCCGTGCTGACCGGCGACCCGGTCACCATGGACCGGGTGCAGGGGCGTCAGCGGCTGGGGCCCGGCTGGGTCAGCAGGTTGCTGCAAGGGGCCGTGGTGCGGCTGTGGTCGAGCGGGGCGGTGGACGCCGCGGCCGTCGCGTCGGCGTACGGGCTTCGGCGGGACGCGCTGATCGGTGCGCTCGCGGCGCGGGGGCTTCAGGCGCAGGGGCGCAGCGGGATGAATGTGTGGGTGCCTGTGCCGGACGAGACCGGGGCCGTGGCGCGGTTGCTGCACAGTGGGTGGGCTGTGGCGGCGGGGGCGCGGTTTCGGGTGGACGCGCCGCCGGGGGTGCGGATCACTGTGTCGACGCTTGCGTTGGGTGAGGTGGGGGTGGTGGCGGATGCGGTTGCGGGGGCGGTGGGGGTGGGGCCTGCGCGGCGGTACGTTTGA